A genomic segment from Cuculus canorus isolate bCucCan1 chromosome 20, bCucCan1.pri, whole genome shotgun sequence encodes:
- the LOC104056157 gene encoding argininosuccinate lyase, translating into MAAEGDKMMGGRFVGSTDPVMEMLSASITFDQRLAEVDIQASMAYAKALEKTGILTKTELEKILGGLEKISEEWSKGAFGVTPSDEDIHTANERRLKELIGDIAGKLHTGRSRNDQVVTDLKLFMKNSLSVISTHLLQLIKTLVERAAIEIDVILPGYTHLQKAQPIRWSQFLLSHAVALTRDSERLGEMKKRMNVLPLGSGALAGNPVEIDRELLRSELDFASISLNSMDAVSERDFVVEFLSVATLLMIHLSKMAEDLIIYSTSEFGFLTLSDTYCTGSSVMPQKKNPDSLELIRSKAGRVFGRLAAILMVLKGLPSTYNKDLQEDKEAVFDVVDTLNAVLPVATGVISTLQINRENMEKALSPEILSSDLALYLVHKGMPFRQAHIASGKAVHLAESKGIPINSLSLDDLKSISPLFGSDVSQVFNVVNSVEQYTAMGGTAKSSVSAQIEQLRELVKRHKEQA; encoded by the exons GGTGATAAAATGATGGGAGGAAGGTTTGTCGGAAGTACAGATCCAGTCATGGAGATGCTCAGCGCTTCCATTACCTTTGATCAGAGACTGGCTGAAGTTGATATCCAGGCAAGCATGGCTTATGCCAAAGCCTTGGAGAAGACTGGGATCCTAACTAAAACTGAGCTGGAGAAGATCCTGGGTGGCCTGgaaaag ATCTCTGAGGAATGGTCTAAAGGAGCCTTTGGGGTGACCCCAAGCGATGAGGATATCCACACTGCCAACGAACGCAGACTAAAG GAGCTGATAGGAGACATAGCTGGAAAGCTACACACTGGAAGAAGCAGGAATGACCAG GTTGTGACCGACTTGAAGCTGTTCATGAAGAATTCCCTCTCTGTCATCTCCACTCACCTCCTGCAGCTCATCAAGACCCTGGTGGAACGTGCTGCCAT AGAAATTGATGTCATCCTCCCTGGCTACACCCACCTGCAGAAAGCTCAGCCCATCAGATGGAGCCAGTTCTTGCTCAG CCATGCTGTTGCTCTCACCCGCGATTCTGAGCGCCTgggagaaatgaagaaaaggatgaACGTCTTGCCTTTGGGGAG TGGTGCTCTGGCTGGCAACCCAGTGGAAATCGATAGAGAGCTTCTGCGTAGTG AGCTGGACTTTGCTTCCATCAGCCTGAACAGCATGGATGCCGTTAGCGAGAGAGACTTTGTGG TGGAATTCCTCTCTGTTGCCACCCTGCTGATGATCCACCTTAGCAAGATGGCTGAAGATCTCATCATCTACAGCACCAGCGAGTTTGGCTTTCTGACCCTCTCTGACACCTACTG CACTGGCAGTAGTGTGATGCCTCAGAAGAAGAATCCTGATAGTCTGGAACTGATCCGCAGCAAAGCTGGTCGTGTGTTCGGACGG TTGGCTGCTATTCTCATGGTGCTCAAAGGACTTCCCAGCACCTACAACAAGGATCTGCAG GAAGACAAGGAAGCTGTTTTTGACGTTGTGGACACCCTGAATGCTGTGCTCCCAGTTGCCACCGGAGTGATTTCTACCCTCCAG ATTAACAGGGAGAACatggagaaggctctgagccCTGAGATCCTGTCATCTGACCTTGCTCTCTACTTGGTTCATAAGGGA ATGCCATTCAGACAAGCCCACATCGCCTCTGGGAAGGCCGTCCACCTCGCCGAGTCTAAAGGCATCCCCATCAACAGTCtcagcctggatgacctcaagaGCATCAG CCCCCTGTTCGGCAGCGACGTCTCCCAGGTCTTCAATGTGGTCAACAGCGTGGAGCAGTACACGGCCATGGGTGGCACCGCCAAGAGCAGTGTGTCTGCTCAGATcgagcagctgagggagctggtgaaGAGGCACAAGGAACAAGCTTAG